The following is a genomic window from Opitutus sp. GAS368.
AGATCTACTGGCTCAACGCGAACGCCAAGGGTCAGGTGTGGCTCAACGCCAAGCAGTCCGCCGCCAAGAAGTCCAAGGCGAAGAAGTCCGGGGACTGACCGGCGTCAGGGCCGGTCAGCCGGCGCAAAGGGCGCGTGGGTGGCGGGATGGAAGCGCGCCAACGCGGCCAGCTGGTCGGCGATGAGCCGGTCGGAGCGGCCGCGGGGCATCTTGCTCAGGCTGGCGGTCCGGCCCGATTGCCGCGCCCATTGCTCAAACACCCCGGGCATGACGAGCCGCACCTGGGGCGAGTCGATCGTGCGCTCGTTGCGCCGGGCGGCGTAGTCGTGGTTGCGCGTGGCCAGCTCGGCGTCGAGCTCCGGCCCGAGCACGTTGGCCGTCGGCGTGCGGGTGGTGTGCGTGTGCAGCTCCAGCCACCATTCGTGGCACCGGACGCCCTGCCCGGCGGCGATCCGGTGCTGGAAGGGCGCGACGTGGAAGCTGACCACGTGCCAGCCGTTGCGGGCGCAGACCGCCAGCATGGTGTCGAGCAGCTCGCGCTCCGTGACCTGTTCGCCAAAGGCATTGAGATAGGATCCGAGGCGGCCGATGCACTGCAGCCGCGGCGGCGCCACCGACGTGAAACGCACGATGTCGCCCACCACGCAGCGGGCGAGCCCGGCGGGCGTCGTGACGAGCAGCACGTAGTCGACGCCCGGCTGCACCTTCTTGAGCGGCAGGCAGTGCCGGCCGGCCGAGGGCAGCTGGGCCTCCTGGTAATCCGCCAGCGGAATGAATTCGTAGAACACGCCGCCATCGGTCAGCAGGCGCAGCCCCGGCCCCGGGTGGTCGTCCTGCGCGGCGAAGATACCCTCGGCGGCGGCGTAGACCTCGTGATAATTGACCGCCGGGCCGAGCGCCGCGCGCAGCGCCTCGGCAAAGAGCCCGAGCGGGGCGCCCAGGTGAAGGAAGCACTCGAGGTTGGGCCACACGGCCGGCAGCTGGGGCGGAGGGGATGGGGGGTCGCCGGCGGGCTGGCGCACGGCCTCGGCCAGCGCCGCAACCATGGCCGGGGTGCCGCCGACCAGCGTAACATCGCGTCGCCGCATGGCCGCCGCGATCGCGGCGATCTTGGGCGCGCCTTCCGGCAGCCGGGCCACGGCGGGCGGCGGTGCATACAGGTTCGCCTCGACCCAGGGGGAGAGGCAGAGCGCGAGCATGCCGTCGAGGCCGGTGACGTAGGTGCCGTGCGCCTCGCGCAGCGCGGTGCTGGCGCCAGCGTGCACCTGCCGGCCGAGGAACACCCCGGCATGGCCGGTCCGGGCGGCATAGAGGAACAGCGCATCGCGCAGGCCGTGGCGGTAATGCGCGAGCATGGCCTCGGGCACGGGCAGCAGCTTGGGCGCCAGGCCCGTGGCGCCGGCGGTTTCGACAAAGAAGGGACAGCGGCCCGGCACCAGCACATCCGCCTCGCCGGCCGCCATGCGGGCAACCAGCGGTTGGAAATAGTCGTGGGTGCGCGGCGGCACGGCGTCGCGGAATTCCGCGTAGGTCGTGTCCGCCGACAGGCCGTGCGCCCGGCCGAACTCCGTGCCGGCGGCCTGCGCCATCAATCCCGTGAAGGCCGCGTGCTGCGCCGCGTCGTCGTGCCCCGGGGTCCGCAGCTTGCGCGCGAGCCGCGTCGCGCGGTAAGCCGCCCAGAGATTGACCAGGAACCGTGGCGCCAGTGTCATGGGATTGGGAAACGGAAGACTACATCCGCCGCCGGCCAAAGGCCACCCGGATTATGCGGCCCGTTCTGTAGCGGCGGTCTGTGACCGCCGTCCGGCGCTCCATAGAGCGCCGCTACAGGAAATACGGTTGCCGCTGCCGGGTCCCGGCGCACTGTGGCGCAAATCCCATGCCGCTGCCGCCGGTCCTCTTTGAAGACGATGCCCTGATCGCGTTCGACAAGCCGAGCGGCCTGGCCGTCGCGCCCGACCGCCGCGATCAGGCGGCGGAAAACCTGATGGGCCTGGTGCGCGCGAAATGGGGCCCCGACGTGGCCAACGTGCACCGCCTCGACGCCGACACCAGCGGCCTGGTGCTGTGCACGAAGACGAAGGTCGCGCTCGATTTTGTCAGCGGGCAGTTCCAGGCCAAGACCGTGCGCAAAAGCTACCAGGCGCTGACGGCCGGCCTGCCGGCGGCGGACACTTTCACGGTGGACCTCGTGATCAAGGAG
Proteins encoded in this region:
- a CDS encoding GH3 auxin-responsive promoter family protein, producing the protein MTLAPRFLVNLWAAYRATRLARKLRTPGHDDAAQHAAFTGLMAQAAGTEFGRAHGLSADTTYAEFRDAVPPRTHDYFQPLVARMAAGEADVLVPGRCPFFVETAGATGLAPKLLPVPEAMLAHYRHGLRDALFLYAARTGHAGVFLGRQVHAGASTALREAHGTYVTGLDGMLALCLSPWVEANLYAPPPAVARLPEGAPKIAAIAAAMRRRDVTLVGGTPAMVAALAEAVRQPAGDPPSPPPQLPAVWPNLECFLHLGAPLGLFAEALRAALGPAVNYHEVYAAAEGIFAAQDDHPGPGLRLLTDGGVFYEFIPLADYQEAQLPSAGRHCLPLKKVQPGVDYVLLVTTPAGLARCVVGDIVRFTSVAPPRLQCIGRLGSYLNAFGEQVTERELLDTMLAVCARNGWHVVSFHVAPFQHRIAAGQGVRCHEWWLELHTHTTRTPTANVLGPELDAELATRNHDYAARRNERTIDSPQVRLVMPGVFEQWARQSGRTASLSKMPRGRSDRLIADQLAALARFHPATHAPFAPADRP